GGGCTGGAGGAGATCCGCACGCAGGTGGCGGCGATGGCCGAGCGCATCCGGTCGCTCGACTCGCATACGCGGCAGATCGCCCACATCACCACCACGGTGAAGGACCTGGCGGACCGGTCGAACATGCTGGCGCTCAACGCGGCCATCGAGGCGGTGCGCTCGGGAGAGCACGGCAAGGGGTTTGGCGTGGTGGCGCGGGAGATCCGCTCGCTGGCGGACCAGTCCATCCAGTCCACCCACCGCGTCCGCCAGCTGCTCGAGGACATCAGCGAGTCCATCCGGACGACGGCGACCATGACGGACCAGGGCTCGGAGAAGGTGGGAGAGAGCCTCGAGCAGATCCGCGCCTTCGGCCACAACATGCGCCAGCTGTCCAACCTGGTGCAGAACAACGCGGCGTCGGTGAAGCAGATCTCCGCCGCGGTCGGCCAGCAGGGCACGGGCATCGAGCAGCTCTTCACCGCGGTGACGGCCCTGACGGAGATGATGGAGGAGACCATCACCCGCATCCGCGCCACGGACCAGTCGATCAACGTGGTGAGCGACGTGGCGAACAACGTGGGCACCTTCGTCGACAGCTACAACTGGAAGGCGTGAGCGGGACCGGTTTCCCGTACGCCTTCACGCGGACGACCTCCCTCGACACCGAGCGGCTGGACTTGCTGGGTTCATGCCGGGCCCGGTACACCTACCTCAAGAAGCTGGTGGGGTGAGAGGCATCGGCGATCATCACACGCAGAGCCGCCGGTTGAGCAACTCGAGGTCCTTGCGCGCGCCGCGAAGGACCTCCTCTGCGAAACTCTGCTCGCTGTAGCCCGCTTCATCGTCGAGCGATGGGACACCGCCGAGCAGCAACCCGAAGGCGTTGATGCGCTGCCTCATGATGCCGACGGCCTTCTCGTCGCGTGTGCCGCCGAACGTCGGGTACGCGTAGCAGATCGGCTGACCCGTGAGCGCCGCCCACGAACCGACGCGACGCACGCGGCCGTTGCGCTGCAATGTGCGCACGGGGCTGGGATCGAGTTCGTAGTGGATCAGGTATCGGCAGCAGCGATGCAGATCGACGCCCTCGCTCAGGCGGTCGGTGGTGACCAGTACGTCGGGCCCGAACGGGCTATTGAAGAGCGCGAGCACGATGTCGGGCTTGCCCGTGTACAGCGTCTTCGGCGGCTCGCCGTGACCATCGTGTTTCCATGCGCCCATTGCTCGAAGGCCGTCATCGAGGCGCCCCGGGAAATGCGAGGTCTTGCCGCCGAAGGTGTGCGTCCCCTTCACAATGCTCTTCAAGAGAGCGCGCGTCGACTTCGACTGCGTGTCGAGGAGAGACTCCGTCAGCGTCGTCGCCGCCTCGAGAATCGTCGGCACGCCGGAGGGCGCATTGCGCGGTCTGACTGTCGCGAACTGGTCCGCCAAACCCTTCGCGGTGCTCGCCGGCTTGCCGAGCCAGCCACCGATCTGCCACCGCAGACCAGGCGTGCTGAGCCAATCGATGATCGGTGCCACGAGGGCATCCTTGCCGGGCAGCAACGACTCCCACGCTGCACGCCACACCTTCTCGGGTGGACCGCTCCGCGAATCGCTCGCTACCTTCAGGGATCGCTCCAGCGCGTCGAGCAGCTCGCTTGCGGTCGCGCGGTGGTGGCAGAACACGAGCACCTTCTCGCCAGCGTCCAGCAGCGGCCGGATGGCCTCGCTGACCGCCGCAATCTTTGGGTGGGGCTTCGCGCGCCTGACGCTCAGCGCTTTCGTCGCAGCCTTGATGTGCCGGAGAGCAGCGTGGTCGGAGTCGTCTTTGGCCCGCTCCGTGGCTCGCTCGAGCTCGGTGCCGACGTGCTGCCAGCCGATGTGGAAGCGCGGGTCGTTCCGCCGTTCGCCCTTCCGCGCCGGTGTGAGCTGGAGGAGGCGGTCCATCCGTAGGAGCAGCGCGAGCTCCTCCTGCGTCGCCGGTGCCGTTGGGATCTCCCACCGCCCTGAACTGACGGCACCGAAGTGCTTCCGCTCTGACGCCGACAGGTCGTCGATGCCGTGACGGATGAGGTATGGCTGCAGCTCTTCTATCGCCGCCCTCGCGGCGCTCACGAGCCGCTTGGACTCGGCGGTGACGTCGTGGCCAGCACCGAGGGTGTAGAGTCGCGTCAACTCTCCCGCGTAGCGTCGCACCGCCTCGAGTTGGGTTGCGCCGACGAACTGCAGCAGTTGCTCCAGCTCAGCGAGCTTGATGCTAAACGGCGTGGCGGTGAGAATCAGCTTCCGCTTCGCGCGGTCGCCGAGGTTTCGGAGCGCCTCGTTGAAGGCGCTGCCGTCCCCCTTCGCACGGTGCGCCTCGTCGATGATCATGAGGTCGCACGCGGTGCGCTGCTCATTGTTACCGTGGCTCTTGACCAGTGCGTCATGGGTCGCGATCTGGATGCGCCCCGCGTTCAGCTTCCCGACGCCGCCTTGCTTGATGCGGTCGTAGCTCGCGCCGAGCTGCCAGAGCATGGGCACGTGGCGCTCGAGCTCCTCGGCCCAGCGCCGACGCAGGACCTCATTGGGCGCGTAGATTCGCACGCGCTTGTTCTGGCAGGCGACGACCCACGCGACGAGCGCGCCGACGGTCGTCTTGCCGAGCCCAACGTCGTCGGCCAGCAGCACACCACTTCCGCCCGCGAGTCGAGAGAGGATCTCCTTCGCTGTCTTGAACTGTCTCGCGAGCGGCTCAACCTGGAGGCCGCCCGTCTCGCGTTCGATGTACCGGGCAGGGTTGTCGAGGAAGCGCCACCTCCGGGCGTCGATCTGAAAGTCGTCCATCATGCTTCCTCGTCCAGGCGCCAGCCGAGCTCCTCGACCACGAGTCCAGCGGCGGGGCCCTCGCGCCGCGCGTAGAGCGCGCGCAGTTCCTCGCCGTCCAAGCGCACACGTTTGAGAAGCACGGGTTCAATCACCGCCTCCGCGAGCGCTGCTCGCCACTGGTCGACCACGTTGAACGCCGCACGTGCGTCGAGCCATGCTTGAACCGAATAGTCGGCGGCGGGCGCACCGACGGTCGGCGGCCTGTGGCCGCCTCCGAGACCGGGAATGGACTCGGGATCGACGACCGGACCACCGTAACGCTGAAGTAGGAACGCCTCACGCAGGGCCTTCGCGACGGCGGGATCGACCTCGGGCAAGGGCGTCTGGGCGAACTCGGCAGGAGGGCGAAGGTCGACGACAGCGACCTCCAGCGTCTCAGCGCCCTGAGTGAATCGTGCGGAGATCGGCGTGTGCTCCGGGTCCTTCCACGGTATGGCGGCAGCGCCATCAACGAGCGAGATGCTTTCCTCCGAGCTGCCCGTGAAGGTGACGAGGGTGGTGATCGGCGTGTCGAGGTCGGAGCTGCGTGCGCGCAGCTCAATCCGCTTCCCGTCCCAACTGGCTTCTGCCCATTCGAGCGCCGAATTGGGCTGCTCGTCGTCGGCGCGATCGACGCAGAACGGAATCGTGTCCGGCGAATCGAACGGCTCGCCGAGCGCTTCGAGGTCCGTCCACTCGGACTCGAAGACGACGCCGAGCTCGAAGTTGCGAGGCGACGTCTTTCCTGCGCCCCACGCCGCGACACTCCAGTTCGCCGACGTCACGAGCAGCCACCGCTTTCGCCGACTGCGCAGCAGGTACAGCTTGGCGTGACTCCAGCGCGGGTCACCGTCGCGATGCTGCTCGGTGAACCTTGCCTCGATCGGAAGGCACTCGAGCTGCACACCGTTGCTCTCCAGCTTCTCGCTGGCGGCAGTGGAGAGCGTCCAGCCCGACGTCGCGGCCCATGGGTGCTTCTCCGAGATCCACTTGAGGTGGATTTTGCCCGGGACGACTCCCACATCGGCGCTCCACGCCGACAGAGTTCGATCTTTCCACTCGCCGATGGTCGGCGTGAGCACGTGAAGCTCGGACGGTTCGAACTGCTTGAGCTGTCGAGCGGCGCTCCCCTGACCGGGGATGCTCGCGACGAACGTGACGTCCGCCGGGCACTCCACGCGACCGAGCAACGTGATGAGGCGCTGGACTCGCGTCGCCGCGACCTCTCCCGCGGAGGCGCCGAGTGACTCGAGAAACGGAACCAGGTCCCCCCAGGTTTGACGCGTGCTCTGGGTGGTGCGATCGCCCAGCGGCAACGTCACCTGCCAGCCAGCCTGCAACTGGCCCTTGAATGCCGAGGCTGTGAGGTTCGTGGACGAGACGTGCAGTTCGAGGTGCTCCTTGTCGTCGACCTTCCAGTGGAAAGCCCAGAGCTTGGCGTGTTGCACGGCGCGCGCCGCTGCACCGACGATAAAGTGGCTCACGTAACACCAGAGCCACGGGTATTGAGAATCCTCCCTCGCTGCGCGCGGCGGCGACGAGATAACGGTGAGCCGGCCGTGCAGCGCTTCGAGGGCCGTGCCCAGCTCGCCGAAGAACATCGTGCGCTCCTGCACCTCCTGCGAGAGCGAGTGGCTCGCGCCGAGCAGCGACGGCAGCAGGTGCTCGACCAAGAGACCGGCGTCGGGCTGCTCGAAGCTCGTCATCCACGCCTCGTGGAGCCGGCCTCCGGGAGGGGGAGTGGGAAGGACGTCTTTCCAACTCGGAGTGGTCACAGGGCGTCGCCTTCCTCGTCGTCGGGCTCGTGCCGTGCAACGTCATCGAGCTCGTTCCGCGCAACGGTGTCGAGCACGTCGTTCATCTTCGCGACTCCGCACTGGGCCGCCAGACGGCTCAACGGCCGTAGGCGGAAGCGGTAGTCGCTCGCGGCGATGCCGGTGTCCGCCACGAGCGGGACCATCTTGCCGGCTTGTTCACGGAACCAGCGTCGACCTCCGCCATGTTCGTGGTGATGCCGCGCCAGCGCCCGCAGTTGGTCGACCGGACTCATTGCGTCTCGCATGGCCTCGGCGAGCTTCGTAATCACGTGATCGTGAGGGAACACACTCCTGCCGGGCACGCGAAGCCATGCCGCGCCAGCGCCTCGAACCGAGTCGAACCTCGAACGCAGCTCCGCCGATCGCGCCAGCTTCTCGACGGCGGGCGCCTGCTTCGCTTCGTCGTGGTTGAGCTCGCTCCAGAGCCCTCGCATCGCGTGCATTGCCGCGTCAGCGAAGCGCGAAAAGGCAGGGAGCGGCGCAAGGGATGCGGGCTCAACTTTCTTCGAGAGCACGCTAGAGTTGGCGAGCGCGTCGCACAGATCGGCGTGCGACCTCGCGCCTTTCGCGCTGGCCAGCGCCTCGGCCGTGACGCGGCGAGTCGACTCCGCGCTGAACAACACGGGCTCGAGCAATCGGCGTTCTTCCACGGGGAGCCGCTTGCTTACGGCCTCGTCGGGCGTGGGCAAGAAGCCACCGACCTTCGCCCAGGACATTTGCCACCCGCGCTCTACCCAGTAGCGCGCCTCGCCACCAGCGCTCCAGTGGCCCCATTTCGTGCCGTTCTCGAAGTGCTCCTGCTTGAGCTGTACATCATGAGGGAGGCTGTCGTTCACGAGGTTCGCGAGCGCAAGACTGGTGGCGCCGGGCGTCCACCCGTCGCCCATCGTCAGCCCTGGGATGGTACGCATGACCACGCGGTACGCGCCGTACGTTCCGACCTGTCGGTACCGACGGAACTGCTCCGGGCTCATCGCGAAGTTGGGAAGCTGGCGGTCGGTCTTGCGCCAGCGCTCGATGCTTCGTCGCCCACGAAGCTGGCCAGTGGTCTGCCCGGACTCCAGCGTGCGGTCCACCCAGAGAAGCTCAAGGGGGCGAAGCCACGCGTACCGCGCGCGTTGATCGTCACGTCGAGACAGGTCACCGCCGCCGGCGTTCCGCCACGCGACGTGCGACCACTTCAGACACCACGAGAGGAGGGTAATCCATCTCGCGTCGGAGGCGGCATTGCTCAAGCCGGGAGCCAGCAGGTCCGCGAAGTAGTCCGCGCCTGCGCGGAGGCCGAGCGCGTCGCCGCGCCGAATCGGCACTGGGTCCCAGGGTGCGGTGAAGTACCAACCGCGCTGCTCGATCATTCTCTCACCGCTCTGCACGTCGTGGCTCCCGCGCGGCCGCCCGCCGTCATCCTTGCCGCGACCGCCGCGCGCTCTTCCATCGAGCTACAGTCCGGACCCAGAAACGAAAAAAGCCCCCGAGTCACTTGGACTCGGAGGCTCATTTCGGAGTGCCCAGGGCGGGATTCGAACCCGCACACCTTTCGGCGCCACCCCCTCAAGATGGTGTGTCTACCAGTTCCACCACCTGGGCATTTCCGGCGCGGTCTCGACTGAGTGAGTCGCCCCGGAAACAACGCGGCCTCTAGTACCACGAACCGCGCTGTCTGCAACAACGAATTTTCAACTGCCTCGCCACCCGCTTTCTTCCGCGAGTGGCTGCCCGCCTACTGCCCGGGCGCCGGGGCAGGAGCCGGAGCGTCAGCCGGACGCGGCTGCTCCACGCTGCCCGGAGCCGCCGGAGCCGCACCCGAGGGAGGCGCCGCCTCCTGCGGATTGGCCGGAGGAATCTGGCCCGCCGGAGGAGCCCCAGCACCCGGCGCCGCCGTGCCCTGCTGCGGCGCGGGAGCCGGCTGCGTCGCCGCCGGCTTGTTCGCCAGCGAGCCCGCCACCGACGTGCGCATGCCCACGAAGGACAGGCCCAGCGACGTCAGGAAGAACATCGCCGCGCAGATGCCGGTGATCTTGGTCAGGAAGGTCGTCGCGCCGCGGCCACCGAAGGCGCTCGTCGCGGCACCGCCACCCAGGGCCGAACCCATTCCGGCGTCCTTCCCGGGCTGCAACAGGATGACGAAGATCATGAACACGCACAGGAGGACGTGCACGATCGTCACGAAGGTCAACATGCTTTAAGCTCTTCTTTCCGGTCCTGGATGAAAGGCCGCGCAGCCTAACCGAACGGGCTGGCCGGTGACAATCTTCCTGCGATCACACCCCGCCCTTCGCGATCGCCGCGAAGTCGCCCGCCTTCAGGCTCGCCCCACCCACCAGCGCCCCGTCCACGTCCGGCTGGCCCAGCAATTCCGCCGCGTTGTCCGGCTTCACGCTCCCACCGTACTGGATGAGCACCCGGTCCGCCGTCCCCCGGTCGTACAGCCGCACGAGCTGCTCGCGGAGGGCCCGGTGCACCTCCTGCGCCTGGGCACTGGTGGCCGTCCGGCCCGTCCCAATCGCCCACACCGGCTCATACGCCAGGACGAAGCCCGCCACCTCGGCCGCCTGGAAGCCCTTCAGCGCCCCCGCCACCTGCCGCTCCACCACCTCCAGGGTGCGGTTGGCCTCGCGCTCGGCCAACGTCTCGCCCACACAGATGATGGGCGACATCCCCGCCCCCACCACCGCCCGGGTCCGCTTGTTCACCGTCTCGTCCGTCTCGCCGAAGTACTGCCGGCGCTCGGAGTGGCCCACGATGACGTAGGCACACCCCACGTCCTTCAACATCTGCGCGGACACCTCACCGGTGTACGCACCGCTGGCCTCCCAGTGGCAGTTCTGGGCGGCCAGCTTCACGGCGGAGCCCTCGAGCTCCTTCGCCACGGCCTGCAACGACAGGAACGGCGGCGCCACGGCCAGCTCCACCCGGTCCCCCGGAAGCGAGGCCACCAGCCCCTTCAGCTCCCGCACCAACGCGAGCCCCTCGGGGATGGTCTTGTTCATCTTCCAGTTGCCGGCGATGAGCTTGCGTCGCGCCTGTGCCGCCATGAGGACTGCCTCCGTGGTGTTGGGTACGGCCGACTACTTCGTCTCCAGCGCCTTCACGCCCGGCAGCTCGCGCCCCTCGAGGAACTCCAGCGAGGCACCACCGCCGGTGGACACGTGGCTCAGCTTGGGCGCCAGCCCCATCTGCGTCACGGCCGCGGCGCTGTCTCCGCCGCCGACAATCGTGATGGCGTCCTTGTTGATGGCCATGGACTCGGCCACCGTGCGCGTGCCCGCGGCGTACTTCTCGATCTCGAACATGCCCATGGGGCCGTTCCACACCACCGTCTTGGCGCTCTTGATGTGCTCGGAGTACATGGCCCGCGTCTTGGGGCCGATGTCCAGGCCCATCAGGTCCGCGGGGATGGCGCGGTCGGCCACCTCGCGCACGGGGCCCTTGTCCGTGGGCTCGGTGCTGCAGACGTGGTCCACGGGCAGCACCAGCGACGTCTTCAGCCGCTGCGCCGCCTCGAGCATGCGCGTGGCCAGGGACAGCTTGTCCTCCTCCACGCGGCTCTTGCCCACTTCAATCCCCTGCGCCTTGAGGAAGGTGTAGGCCATGGCGCCACCGATGAGCAGCGCGTCCACCTTGGGCAGCAGGCTCTCGATGACCTTGATCTTGTCGCTCACCTTGGAGCCGCCCAGGATGGCCACGAAGGGCTTGGTCGGGTTCTTCAGCGCCCCGCCCAGGTACTCCAGCTCCTTGCGCATCAGGAGGCCGGCGCCCTTCTCCTTCACGTGCGGCACCATGCCGGCGGTGGAGGCATGGGCGCGGTGCGCGGTACCGAAGGCGTCGTTGATGTAGACGTCGGCGAAGGTGGCCAGCTCGCGCGCGAAGGCGTCGTCGTTGGCCTCCTCCTCCTTGTGGAAGCGCAGGTTCTCGAGCATGAGCACCTGGCCGTCCTTGAGGTCCTTCACCAGCTTGCGCACGCCGTCACCCACGCAGTCGTCGGCGAGGATGACCTCGTGCTTGGCACCGAGCAGCTCGCTGAGGCGGCTGGCGGCCGGCTCCAGCGAGAGCTTCGGGTCGGGGCCCTTGGGGCGCCCGAGGTGGGAGGCCAGAATCACCTTGCCACCCAGCTCCAGGGCGCGCCGGATGGTCGGCAGCGCCTCGCGGATGCGGGTGTCGTCGGTGATGCGCTTGCCTTCCAGGGGAACGTTGAAGTCCACCCGGATGAAGACGCGCTTGCCGGTGAGCTGCATGTCGTCGATGTAGCGGATCATCTCGGTCCTCCCACTCGGAACGCCCGTTGAACGGATTACAGACCCTTGGAGGCGAGGAACTTCGCCGTGTCCACCATGCGGTTGGAGAAGCCCCACTCGTTGTCGTACCAGGCCATCACCTTGAGCAGGTTGTCGCCCATGACCATGGTGTTGGTGGAGTCGAAGATGGAGGAGTGCGGGTTGCCGTTGTAGTCGACGGAGACGGTCAGCTCGTCGCTGTACTGGAGGATGCCCTTGAGCGGGCCCTCGGCGGCGGCCTTGAAGGCGGCGTTGACGGCGTCCACGGTGACGCTCTTGCTCGTCACGACGGTCAGGTCCACCAGGGACACGTTCGGGGTGGGCACGCGCACCGCCTGGCCGTTCATCTTGCCCTTGAGCGCCGGGAGCACCTCGCCGATGGCCTTCGCGGCGCCGGTGGAGGCGGGAATCATCGACAGCGCGGCGGCGCGGGCGCGGCGCAGATCCTTGTGCGTGAGGTCCAGGATGCGCTGGTCGTTGGTGTAGCTGTGGATGGTGGTCATCACACCCTTCTCGATGCCGAAGTTCTCCAGCAGCACCTTGCCCAGCGGCGCCAGGCAGTTGGTGGTGCACGAGGCGTTGGAGAGGATGTGGTGCTTCTTCGGATCGTACTGGTCGTGGTTGATGCCGTAGGCGAGGGTCAGGTCCGGGCCCTTGGCCGGGGCGGAGATGATGACCTTCTTGGCGCCCGCGCCCATGTGCTTGGCGGCGTCATCACGCTCGGTGAAGCGGCCGGTGCACTCGAGGACGATGTCCGCGCCCAGGGACTTCCAGGGCAGCGCGGTGGGGTCCTTCTGGGCGGTGACGGCGATCTCCTTGCCGTCGATGATGATGGCCTTGTCCGTGGCCTTCACGGTGCCCTGCCAGGTGCCGTGCACGGAGTCGTACTTGAAGAGGTGGGCCAGGGCGGCCGGCTCGTCCAGGTCGTTGATGGCGACGAAGTCGAGGTTCTCCTTGCGGCTCAGCGCGGCGCGAAGCACGCAGCGGCCGATGCGACCGAACCCGTTGATGGCAATCTTGGTGGCCATGTCTCAGTCTCCTTAGAGAAAGTGGAAAGACGAGGTTGGAAAGCTCACAGGCACACGACGGGCCGTACGGCCTCCCGTCGTGGGAAAGGGCGGCCGACCGTAGGCATGTGACGCACGCGAGTCAACGCTCTGTGAAGAGAGAACGACGCCGCGTCCGCCGTAGCTGAACAGTGGACAGGAGCAATAGCCACGCAACGGACGCGGCACCGCCGCCCGCTCGGCAGCCACAGCCCGTCTCCGCGTTTTCGTAGGAGCCGGGAATGCGCTCCACCACGGTGGGCTCCGGGGGCGGGGGGGTGGAGGAGGAGGCGGCGGCGGGGGATCCGCCTTCGTCTCGGCTTCCCACTGGTTGGGCGCCCCGAGGACGGGAGCTGGCGGATCCTCGGCCGGTGGCGCAGGAGCCATGGCCAGCACGCCCGTGCGTGAGAGGAAGGACCCCATCAGCCAGGCCCGCCGCGAAGGGCTGACGAGGCCCTCGAAGGGCATGCCCAGGAAGAGCACCTGGCCGCCCGGAGCCGAGGCCACGCCGGCCACCTGACTCGTTCCCGTGTAGCTCAATACCGGAGTTCCACCCGTCAGCGGGGTCAGGGCATCGGTCGTCCCCACGGGGAAGGAGCCGAAGGTCCCATTGTCGAGCACCCCGCCCGAGAGCGCCTTCAGCCACCCGTCCGGCAGGCCGTCCACCGAAAGAATGGAGGCCGAGCCGCCCAGCGAGGCCTGGAGCACTTCCGACAGGAAGGACTGTTCCGCCGTACCTCCCACGGAGAGGGCGGAAGCCACATGGCTGCCCGACAGCAGCAGATGGCCCCCCCGGTGACGAAGGTGCGCATCAGATCCAACTCGGCGGCCCCAGGTCCCGCGCCCCCCTCCCCGCCGCGTCCGGTGAACCAGTCCAGCACCCGGTAGCCCACGGGCGTGAGGAGGCCCTGCGCGAGCGCCGGGCTGGTGGCTCCATCGAAGGCCACTCCGTGCTGAGCCACCGCTTCTCCGTGACGGCGCAGGCTCGTGCCGTCGTTCATGGCCTCCAGCAACTGGCGCCAAGGGGAACCCAGCGCGTACGCCGAGAGATCGTCCACTCGCGCGAGCCCCTCGTCCATGCGGCGGAAGGCGTTGATCACCAGCACTTGCGACACACTGCCCGCCTCCGGCAAGCGCACGCCCACCACGTCCGAGGGGAACGACTCACCTCCGGCATTGAGGGATGCCACCCGGAAGTAGCGGGTGGTGCCCGGTGCCAGCGTGACGGAGAAGGAGGTGGAATCCGCCTCCGTCCCATCGTCCCAGGCCAGCCCGTCCGCGCTCTGGTAGAGGCGGTAGCGGGTGGCCGCATGGCCCCCCAGGTCGAGTGTGTCCGTGGCCGGCATGGCCCACTTCACCTCTACCCGTCCACTGCCAGCGTTGCGCGCCACCAACGCGGAGGGAGGTTCGGGCGGCAGATGCACGTCCTTGCCGTCCCGCGTGGCGAAGTACTTGATGAGGCCCTGGAGCATGGCGCGTGCGGCCACCCGGCGGAACTCCGGCCGCTTCAGGAACGCGGCGTCCGCGGGATGGTCGTGGTAGGCGACCTCCAGGAGGACCGAGGGCATCTCCGGGTTGTGAGCCGGGTTCACCTCCCCCAGGTTGGCCGAGCGCAACGAGCGCACCCGCCAGGTCGGCTCTATCGCGTTGCGGATGTCCTGCGTCAGTTCCCCCAGCAGACTGCGCGCGAGCACGTCGCTGCCGGGCACGCCGGTGAAGTTCAGTGTTCCGTCCACGGGATTGGGCCCGTAGACGTAGGCCTCGGTGCCGCGGAACCTGTCATCGGGCGTCGACAGTCCGGAGGCATTCGTGTGCCAGGCGACGTAGACGGCGTCCTCCCCGTCCTCGTGCAGCCAGGCGGCGAACCGGGGGCGCGAGGAGACGTCATCGTTGCGCTCGTTGGAGAGCGCGTTGACACCCGAGGGCGCGAAGACCGAGGGCGGCGCGCCACTGAACTGGGTGTGATAGCGCGCACACTCCTCGAAGCGCGGCCGGGACAGGGGCGCGAGCGTCCCGTCACCGATGGCACCACTGCCCCCGCCGAAGCGCACCGCGTCCAGGGACACGTTGCCCGAAGCCGTCGAGTCATTGAGCGCCACCACCGAGCCCGTCTCGGGGTGCAGGCCCGCCCGGAAGTAGAAGCGGCCCAGCAGTACCCACGTGCCCCCGTGGCGGCGCTGATTCACCCGGAAGTGGCTCTCGCCGCCCGCGTGCCGCAC
The sequence above is drawn from the Archangium gephyra genome and encodes:
- a CDS encoding SNF2-related protein produces the protein MMDDFQIDARRWRFLDNPARYIERETGGLQVEPLARQFKTAKEILSRLAGGSGVLLADDVGLGKTTVGALVAWVVACQNKRVRIYAPNEVLRRRWAEELERHVPMLWQLGASYDRIKQGGVGKLNAGRIQIATHDALVKSHGNNEQRTACDLMIIDEAHRAKGDGSAFNEALRNLGDRAKRKLILTATPFSIKLAELEQLLQFVGATQLEAVRRYAGELTRLYTLGAGHDVTAESKRLVSAARAAIEELQPYLIRHGIDDLSASERKHFGAVSSGRWEIPTAPATQEELALLLRMDRLLQLTPARKGERRNDPRFHIGWQHVGTELERATERAKDDSDHAALRHIKAATKALSVRRAKPHPKIAAVSEAIRPLLDAGEKVLVFCHHRATASELLDALERSLKVASDSRSGPPEKVWRAAWESLLPGKDALVAPIIDWLSTPGLRWQIGGWLGKPASTAKGLADQFATVRPRNAPSGVPTILEAATTLTESLLDTQSKSTRALLKSIVKGTHTFGGKTSHFPGRLDDGLRAMGAWKHDGHGEPPKTLYTGKPDIVLALFNSPFGPDVLVTTDRLSEGVDLHRCCRYLIHYELDPSPVRTLQRNGRVRRVGSWAALTGQPICYAYPTFGGTRDEKAVGIMRQRINAFGLLLGGVPSLDDEAGYSEQSFAEEVLRGARKDLELLNRRLCV
- the secG gene encoding preprotein translocase subunit SecG, producing the protein MLTFVTIVHVLLCVFMIFVILLQPGKDAGMGSALGGGAATSAFGGRGATTFLTKITGICAAMFFLTSLGLSFVGMRTSVAGSLANKPAATQPAPAPQQGTAAPGAGAPPAGQIPPANPQEAAPPSGAAPAAPGSVEQPRPADAPAPAPAPGQ
- the tpiA gene encoding triose-phosphate isomerase; this encodes MAAQARRKLIAGNWKMNKTIPEGLALVRELKGLVASLPGDRVELAVAPPFLSLQAVAKELEGSAVKLAAQNCHWEASGAYTGEVSAQMLKDVGCAYVIVGHSERRQYFGETDETVNKRTRAVVGAGMSPIICVGETLAEREANRTLEVVERQVAGALKGFQAAEVAGFVLAYEPVWAIGTGRTATSAQAQEVHRALREQLVRLYDRGTADRVLIQYGGSVKPDNAAELLGQPDVDGALVGGASLKAGDFAAIAKGGV
- a CDS encoding phosphoglycerate kinase — translated: MIRYIDDMQLTGKRVFIRVDFNVPLEGKRITDDTRIREALPTIRRALELGGKVILASHLGRPKGPDPKLSLEPAASRLSELLGAKHEVILADDCVGDGVRKLVKDLKDGQVLMLENLRFHKEEEANDDAFARELATFADVYINDAFGTAHRAHASTAGMVPHVKEKGAGLLMRKELEYLGGALKNPTKPFVAILGGSKVSDKIKVIESLLPKVDALLIGGAMAYTFLKAQGIEVGKSRVEEDKLSLATRMLEAAQRLKTSLVLPVDHVCSTEPTDKGPVREVADRAIPADLMGLDIGPKTRAMYSEHIKSAKTVVWNGPMGMFEIEKYAAGTRTVAESMAINKDAITIVGGGDSAAAVTQMGLAPKLSHVSTGGGASLEFLEGRELPGVKALETK
- the gap gene encoding type I glyceraldehyde-3-phosphate dehydrogenase, with protein sequence MATKIAINGFGRIGRCVLRAALSRKENLDFVAINDLDEPAALAHLFKYDSVHGTWQGTVKATDKAIIIDGKEIAVTAQKDPTALPWKSLGADIVLECTGRFTERDDAAKHMGAGAKKVIISAPAKGPDLTLAYGINHDQYDPKKHHILSNASCTTNCLAPLGKVLLENFGIEKGVMTTIHSYTNDQRILDLTHKDLRRARAAALSMIPASTGAAKAIGEVLPALKGKMNGQAVRVPTPNVSLVDLTVVTSKSVTVDAVNAAFKAAAEGPLKGILQYSDELTVSVDYNGNPHSSIFDSTNTMVMGDNLLKVMAWYDNEWGFSNRMVDTAKFLASKGL
- a CDS encoding N-acetylmuramoyl-L-alanine amidase; this translates as MALPAHVRATAWVLVSLLCLPGISQAQDDGSFSQDCGLEPPGAVYVPLPGPRPHETRWLSSEPPLVRREEPTGAVSALAGVPQTRLRTGALSGKTIYLSPGHGFYRSSPLGRWATQRGNTNDVVEDLISIETLNQYLLPMLTGAGATVIPVRESDLNPRMVILNNGGAGYSEQGPSALFSTSTLAGWGPPPVPMGNAVRPFELGGNRLMNAAPTATAQATWAPTIPADGAYHVYVAYSAYSARVPDAHYVVRHAGGESHFRVNQRRHGGTWVLLGRFYFRAGLHPETGSVVALNDSTASGNVSLDAVRFGGGSGAIGDGTLAPLSRPRFEECARYHTQFSGAPPSVFAPSGVNALSNERNDDVSSRPRFAAWLHEDGEDAVYVAWHTNASGLSTPDDRFRGTEAYVYGPNPVDGTLNFTGVPGSDVLARSLLGELTQDIRNAIEPTWRVRSLRSANLGEVNPAHNPEMPSVLLEVAYHDHPADAAFLKRPEFRRVAARAMLQGLIKYFATRDGKDVHLPPEPPSALVARNAGSGRVEVKWAMPATDTLDLGGHAATRYRLYQSADGLAWDDGTEADSTSFSVTLAPGTTRYFRVASLNAGGESFPSDVVGVRLPEAGSVSQVLVINAFRRMDEGLARVDDLSAYALGSPWRQLLEAMNDGTSLRRHGEAVAQHGVAFDGATSPALAQGLLTPVGYRVLDWFTGRGGEGGAGPGAAELDLMRTFVTGGAICCCRAAMWLPPSPWEVRRNSPSCRKCSRPRWAARPPFFRWTACRTGG